One genomic segment of Musa acuminata AAA Group cultivar baxijiao chromosome BXJ3-3, Cavendish_Baxijiao_AAA, whole genome shotgun sequence includes these proteins:
- the LOC135633681 gene encoding uncharacterized protein LOC135633681: MPSPPPPISLTPSSSTMRPCSNSVTSFFSFLSGGLDELDRCFASNAFMSLQSLQRAVALLRSLHSRLIGLVQKLHLPAGERWLDEYMDESSRLWDVCHVIKLGISGMENYNSRGADMVASLEEWRRNPTPRLALQVMRAISVCRREAMRLDEENRVLVETKIEPASLRFDDERAFTESRLHGFNGFRGVLYALRNVSSLLLLILLWGSVHCCPEQGVSEESTFLSSGYAVSVGRLRRRLVGEVEELGGRPGILMHEFRAARAAAEELREEMEKAGTEGGDTGATAGKLKEKVEGLKGWLGTLRSGTENLVAQLDDLFDEIVEGRKELLDICSHQ; encoded by the exons ATGCCATCGCCGCCTCCTCCCATCTCACTCACTCCGTCCTCCAGCACCATGAGGCCCTGCTCCAACTCCGTCACcagcttcttctccttcctctccggTGGCCTCGATGAGCTCGACCGATGCTTCGCGTCGAATGCGTTCATGTCGCTCCAGTCCTTGCAGCGCGCCGTCGCCCTCCTTCGGTCCCTTCACTCCCGACTCATCGGCCTGGTGCAGAAGCTCCACTTGCCCGCCGGTGAGAGGTGGCTGGACGAGTACATGGATGAAAGCTCCCGCCTTTGGGACGTTTGCCATGTGATCAAGCTCGGCATCTCGGGCATGGAGAACTACAACTCCCGCGGAGCAGACATGGTCGCCTCCCTCGAAGAGTGGCGCCGGAATCCCACTCCTCGCCTCGCCCTGCAG GTGATGCGAGCGATCTCTGTTTGCCGGAGGGAAGCCATGAGATTGGACGAGGAGAACAGGGTGTTGGTGGAGACCAAAATCGAACCAGCTTCACTTCGGTTCGACGACGAGAGAGCGTTCACGGAATCCAGGCTCCACGGATTCAATGGCTTCAGAGGAGTTCTTTACGCGCTGAGGAACGTGAGCTCGCTCCTCTTGCTGATCCTGCTGTGGGGATCGGTCCACTGCTGTCCAGAACAAGGTGTCTCCGAAGAATCGACATTCTTGAGCTCGGGGTACGCTGTTTCAGTGGGCAGGCTGCGACGGAGGCTGGTCGGGGAGGTGGAAGAACTCGGCGGCCGACCCGGGATTCTCATGCACGAGTTCCGGGCGGCGAGGGCGGCGGCCGAGGAACTGAGAGAAGAGATGGAGAAGGCGGGGACGGAGGGAGGCGACACGGGGGCCACGGCAGGGAAGCTGAAGGAGAAGGTGGAGGGATTGAAGGGGTGGCTGGGGACGCTGAGATCTGGAACTGAGAATCTCGTGGCGCAGCtggatgacttgtttgatgaaaTTGTGGAGGGCAGGAAGGAGCTATTGGACATCTGCAGCCACCAGTGA